One window from the genome of [Mycobacterium] stephanolepidis encodes:
- the acpS gene encoding holo-ACP synthase AcpS, giving the protein MIVGIGIDLVTISEFGEQLASPGTAFGSAFTPGERRDAASKTGGEARYLAARWAAKEAVIKAWSGSRYSQRPVLPENIHRDIEVVTDTWGRPRIRLSGAIAEYLADMTVHVTLTHDGDTAAAFVVLEQEGETPS; this is encoded by the coding sequence GTGATTGTCGGTATCGGGATCGACCTGGTCACCATCTCCGAGTTCGGAGAGCAACTAGCTAGCCCCGGAACGGCTTTCGGGTCTGCGTTCACGCCGGGTGAGCGGCGCGACGCGGCCTCGAAGACTGGCGGAGAGGCGCGGTACTTGGCGGCCCGTTGGGCCGCCAAGGAGGCCGTCATCAAGGCATGGTCGGGGTCGCGGTACTCGCAGCGACCGGTGTTACCGGAGAACATCCACCGGGACATCGAGGTGGTGACGGACACCTGGGGCCGCCCGCGCATACGGCTTTCCGGGGCAATCGCCGAGTACCTCGCAGATATGACGGTGCATGTGACTCTGACGCATGATGGAGACACTGCGGCGGCATTCGTCGTTCTGGAACAAGAGGGCGAAACGCCTTCTTAG
- a CDS encoding NUDIX hydrolase → MPVPEFVIELRRHIGHAPLWLPGVTAVVIRDEQVLLVKRADNGAWTAVTGIVDPGENPADCAIREVLEEAGVHAIPQRLVWVHVTRPMVHVNGDHAQYLDHVFRMDWVAGSPFPADGENDAAQWFDIAAMPDMTVDMRRRIELAAENASTATVFDITDPQG, encoded by the coding sequence ATGCCGGTTCCGGAATTCGTCATCGAGTTGCGTCGACACATCGGACATGCGCCGCTGTGGTTACCGGGTGTGACCGCTGTGGTCATTCGGGATGAGCAAGTGCTGCTGGTCAAGCGCGCGGACAACGGCGCCTGGACGGCGGTAACCGGAATCGTCGACCCCGGCGAGAATCCGGCCGACTGCGCCATCCGGGAAGTGTTGGAAGAGGCCGGTGTTCACGCGATACCCCAACGACTGGTGTGGGTGCATGTGACCCGGCCGATGGTTCATGTCAATGGCGATCATGCTCAGTACCTGGACCACGTGTTCCGAATGGACTGGGTTGCCGGATCACCCTTTCCTGCGGACGGCGAGAACGATGCCGCGCAGTGGTTCGATATCGCAGCGATGCCGGACATGACGGTGGATATGCGCCGCCGGATCGAACTTGCGGCGGAGAACGCTAGCACCGCCACGGTTTTCGATATCACCGACCCGCAGGGCTAG
- a CDS encoding DHA2 family efflux MFS transporter permease subunit: MRTSVPEGARKWLGLAAIALGVALIVVDTTIVNVIIPSIVRDLGVTSAQAQWVQESYAIVFAALLLLVGRFSDILGARRVFLTGVVIFGVTSLLAGMATTGSWLILARFLQGAGAALILPTSLALLNAQFTGKARGQAFAVWGSTIGAATALGPLLGGWLAEHASWRWAFGINIPLVAVICIGALAFIPLSPRTQARVDVAGAVFSILGLGLLAFGLIDGRTYGWVRSTEPFEVLGMRWTLDVSPVFVALVLAALSLIAFVIRQVTLTRDIDPAQPTTALMDVRLFSIGSFRNGNIATLIIGMGEFGIVAVLPLWLQFALGYSAVQAGLALVPIALGSFVASGASFAMTSRISALGLVRIGLALEALGLAALGYIARPDSTWWAIAAALFVYGIGIGFATAQVTNVVLADVPERSSGQGSGMQSVFRQLGSALGIAVLTTAFFSAISARLSGTLTSTGVPADQSDALTRAVVRSAGAAIDGFARQPQTEAIADAARQAMAHGVELGSYLAAAFLALGLAATFLITPSTATEHAPLP; the protein is encoded by the coding sequence TTGAGGACGTCCGTACCAGAGGGCGCCCGCAAGTGGCTGGGCTTGGCCGCCATCGCATTGGGAGTGGCGCTGATCGTCGTCGATACGACGATTGTCAACGTCATCATCCCCTCGATCGTGCGCGACCTCGGCGTCACGTCGGCACAGGCGCAGTGGGTACAGGAGTCATACGCAATCGTCTTCGCGGCGCTGCTGCTGCTTGTCGGACGATTCTCTGACATTCTCGGCGCCCGCCGCGTCTTCCTTACCGGGGTAGTGATTTTCGGTGTGACGAGCCTGCTGGCCGGTATGGCTACCACCGGAAGCTGGTTGATACTGGCCCGCTTCCTGCAAGGTGCCGGGGCCGCGCTGATCCTGCCGACGTCGCTTGCACTGCTCAATGCGCAGTTCACCGGCAAGGCCCGGGGCCAGGCATTCGCAGTCTGGGGGTCGACCATCGGAGCCGCGACGGCCCTTGGTCCGCTGCTCGGCGGATGGCTCGCCGAACACGCCTCGTGGCGTTGGGCTTTCGGCATCAATATTCCGCTTGTCGCGGTGATCTGCATCGGCGCACTGGCGTTCATCCCACTCTCACCGCGCACTCAGGCACGCGTGGATGTCGCCGGGGCGGTGTTCTCGATCCTCGGGCTGGGGTTGCTCGCCTTCGGTCTGATTGACGGTCGCACCTACGGGTGGGTCCGCAGCACCGAACCCTTCGAGGTGCTCGGCATGCGCTGGACGCTCGACGTATCACCGGTTTTCGTCGCACTCGTCCTTGCAGCGTTGTCCCTCATCGCCTTTGTCATCCGCCAGGTCACTCTGACCCGCGATATCGATCCCGCGCAGCCGACCACCGCACTGATGGACGTGCGGCTCTTCTCCATCGGCTCGTTCCGCAACGGCAATATCGCCACGCTGATCATCGGGATGGGCGAATTCGGCATCGTGGCCGTCCTTCCGCTATGGCTGCAATTCGCGTTGGGGTACAGCGCGGTCCAAGCAGGCTTGGCTTTGGTTCCCATCGCACTCGGCAGTTTCGTCGCCAGTGGCGCCAGTTTCGCTATGACGTCACGTATCTCAGCGTTGGGATTGGTGCGCATCGGGCTGGCGCTGGAGGCACTGGGGTTGGCGGCGCTCGGCTACATCGCCCGGCCCGACAGCACCTGGTGGGCCATCGCGGCGGCGCTGTTCGTGTATGGGATCGGCATCGGATTCGCCACCGCCCAGGTGACCAACGTGGTGCTCGCCGATGTACCCGAACGTAGCTCCGGTCAAGGCTCGGGCATGCAAAGCGTGTTCCGGCAGCTGGGCTCGGCCCTCGGGATCGCCGTGCTGACGACGGCCTTCTTCAGCGCTATCAGCGCACGGCTCAGCGGCACTCTCACGTCCACCGGGGTGCCAGCCGATCAATCCGATGCGCTCACCCGTGCGGTCGTTCGCAGCGCGGGTGCTGCCATCGACGGGTTCGCGCGTCAACCCCAGACCGAGGCCATCGCCGATGCCGCGCGCCAGGCGATGGCCCATGGAGTGGAGTTGGGCAGTTACCTAGCCGCAGCATTCCTCGCGCTGGGACTTGCCGCGACATTTCTCATCACCCCGTCCACCGCGACAGAGCATGCGCCGCTCCCCTAG
- the bcp gene encoding thioredoxin-dependent thiol peroxidase: protein MAETKRLEVGDKAPAFTLLDADGKKVSLSSYKGRKVIIYFYPAAMTPGCTKQACDFRDSLAQLNEAGLDVIGISPDKPEKLAKFRERDGVNFPLLSDPDKTTLTAYGAFGEKKLYGKIVEGVIRSTFVVDEKGKIEVAQYNVKATGHVAKLRRDISV, encoded by the coding sequence ATGGCGGAAACCAAGCGGCTCGAAGTTGGCGACAAAGCCCCGGCGTTCACTCTCCTGGACGCGGACGGCAAGAAGGTGTCGCTGTCCTCCTACAAGGGCCGCAAGGTCATCATCTACTTCTACCCGGCCGCCATGACCCCCGGCTGCACCAAACAGGCCTGCGACTTCCGTGACAGCCTCGCCCAGCTCAACGAGGCGGGCCTCGATGTCATCGGCATCTCCCCGGACAAGCCCGAGAAACTCGCCAAGTTCCGCGAACGCGATGGCGTGAACTTCCCGCTGCTGTCTGACCCCGACAAGACGACGCTGACCGCATACGGCGCCTTCGGTGAGAAGAAGCTGTACGGAAAGATCGTCGAGGGCGTCATTCGATCCACCTTCGTCGTAGACGAAAAGGGCAAGATCGAGGTGGCGCAGTACAACGTGAAGGCCACCGGACACGTCGCGAAGCTGCGCCGCGACATCTCCGTGTAG
- a CDS encoding DUF3618 domain-containing protein gives MARDPEAIKADIDKARDQLAATVDTLSDRANPQRLAEDAKASVLATLNKPAIKFTILGVGAVVAALVARKVVRKFRRD, from the coding sequence GTGGCCAGGGATCCCGAGGCAATCAAGGCCGATATCGACAAGGCCCGCGATCAGCTCGCGGCGACTGTCGACACCCTGAGTGACCGCGCAAATCCGCAGCGTCTGGCCGAGGACGCCAAGGCCTCGGTGCTGGCGACCCTTAACAAGCCGGCCATCAAATTCACCATTCTCGGTGTCGGCGCCGTGGTTGCCGCGCTGGTGGCGCGCAAGGTTGTGCGCAAGTTCCGTCGCGACTGA
- a CDS encoding NAD(P)-dependent alcohol dehydrogenase: protein MTLSVPAYAAYSPTEPLRPAVIERREPGPKDIVIDIVWAGICHSDIHTVSNHWGPASFPVVPGHEIAGVVTQVGSEVEKFTVGDRAGVGCMVGSCGECANCKSGEEQFCNGEGGFIGTYNAVGKDGRPTYGGYSDLIVVDEAFALKIPDALPLDQAAPLLCAGITMYSPLHHWRAGPGTRVGIIGLGGLGHMGVQIAHALGAEVTVLSQSLRKQEDGLSLGADHYYATSDPATFTKLASSFDLILNTVSDGIDVEGLLWLLDKDGTLVQLGLPEDPINFKPSPLVFGRRRWAGSPIGGISETQEMLDFCAAKGIAALVEKIEAPQINEAYARVLKSDVRYRFVIDGASFTA, encoded by the coding sequence GTGACTTTGTCTGTGCCTGCCTACGCCGCCTACTCCCCGACTGAGCCACTTCGCCCGGCTGTCATCGAGCGTCGCGAACCTGGCCCGAAAGACATTGTCATCGATATCGTTTGGGCCGGTATCTGCCACAGCGACATCCACACGGTAAGTAACCATTGGGGTCCCGCGAGCTTCCCGGTGGTGCCCGGGCACGAGATCGCCGGCGTGGTGACCCAGGTCGGCTCCGAAGTCGAGAAGTTCACGGTTGGCGACCGAGCCGGTGTCGGCTGCATGGTCGGCTCCTGCGGCGAGTGCGCCAACTGTAAATCAGGCGAAGAGCAGTTCTGCAACGGCGAGGGCGGCTTCATCGGCACGTACAACGCGGTGGGCAAGGACGGCCGGCCGACTTACGGCGGGTACAGCGACCTCATCGTGGTGGATGAAGCGTTCGCGTTGAAGATCCCGGATGCCCTTCCCCTCGATCAGGCCGCCCCGCTGCTGTGCGCCGGAATCACCATGTACTCCCCGCTGCATCATTGGAGGGCCGGCCCCGGAACTCGTGTCGGCATCATTGGCCTTGGGGGCCTCGGCCATATGGGTGTACAGATCGCCCACGCGTTAGGCGCTGAAGTGACGGTGCTGAGCCAGTCACTGCGCAAGCAGGAGGACGGCCTGAGTCTCGGCGCAGACCATTACTACGCGACTAGCGACCCGGCCACTTTCACAAAGCTCGCGTCCTCATTCGATCTGATCCTCAACACGGTCTCCGACGGGATCGATGTCGAAGGCCTCCTGTGGCTGCTCGACAAGGACGGGACGCTGGTGCAACTGGGCTTGCCGGAGGACCCGATCAACTTCAAGCCCTCGCCGCTGGTCTTCGGACGCCGCCGCTGGGCGGGCTCACCAATCGGCGGAATCTCCGAAACTCAGGAAATGCTCGACTTCTGCGCGGCCAAGGGCATCGCTGCGCTGGTCGAAAAGATCGAGGCGCCCCAGATCAACGAGGCCTACGCGCGGGTCCTCAAGAGCGATGTGCGGTACCGGTTCGTGATTGACGGTGCCAGCTTTACGGCTTGA
- a CDS encoding class I SAM-dependent methyltransferase yields MGIDTSGITPEEETAFLTLKARAVNDGWQQPILPDPGATAAVAAIDYDFDALGVITPVVCQSSLRAKLLDDRVRRFIVKHPHAVVVDLGAGLDDGYRRIQPPPTVDWYSVDLPGMARLRDEVMAPGAGEHTIGVSVTDPTWIDAIPSDRPAMVVADGFFAFLTKEQIIATMRAVTDHFPSGQLAFNDYGRMVVGVWISKLFPQKMFKKVNQLRGFEGYDDPRTPERWNPKLRFVEEFSLVDAPEVGLFPKWLQISSRLARYSPSMRRSARILRFEF; encoded by the coding sequence ATGGGCATCGACACCAGCGGAATCACCCCGGAGGAAGAGACCGCCTTTCTCACCCTGAAGGCACGGGCCGTCAACGACGGCTGGCAGCAACCGATCCTGCCGGATCCGGGGGCGACAGCCGCCGTCGCCGCGATCGACTACGACTTCGATGCACTGGGGGTGATAACCCCCGTGGTGTGCCAATCCTCTTTACGCGCAAAACTTCTCGACGATCGCGTGCGGAGGTTCATCGTCAAGCACCCCCACGCGGTGGTGGTCGATCTCGGAGCGGGTCTCGACGACGGATATCGACGCATCCAGCCACCGCCTACCGTCGATTGGTACAGCGTCGATCTGCCCGGGATGGCCAGGCTGCGTGATGAAGTCATGGCTCCGGGCGCCGGTGAGCACACCATCGGGGTGTCCGTCACCGACCCGACGTGGATCGACGCAATACCGTCGGACCGTCCGGCGATGGTGGTCGCCGATGGGTTCTTCGCGTTCCTGACCAAAGAGCAGATCATCGCCACGATGCGAGCCGTCACCGATCACTTTCCCAGCGGGCAGCTCGCATTCAACGATTACGGCCGCATGGTGGTGGGTGTGTGGATCTCGAAGCTGTTTCCGCAGAAGATGTTCAAGAAGGTCAATCAGCTGCGCGGATTCGAGGGTTACGACGATCCGCGTACTCCGGAGCGCTGGAACCCGAAGCTGCGGTTCGTTGAAGAGTTCAGCTTGGTGGACGCCCCCGAGGTGGGACTCTTTCCGAAGTGGCTCCAGATATCGTCGCGGCTGGCGAGATACAGCCCCTCGATGAGACGCTCCGCGCGCATCCTGCGTTTCGAGTTCTAG
- a CDS encoding TetR/AcrR family transcriptional regulator, with protein METVDPDDLTARARIRDAALHEFGERGYDGATIRGIAARAGVSSGLLRHHFGSKQELREACDEYLVKTMRKINEQVRTNVERGDVHYVSARIPIGQYQDYITRALVDGSAGQVFDEMVAMTEGWLAGADHNRVFPADVDVRSRATVITAMALAVPLLQQHVSRGLGVDVGSPEGELKMAATLVDIYANPLLTPEQANSAREDLARRMG; from the coding sequence ATGGAGACCGTGGACCCCGACGACCTCACCGCCCGCGCCCGCATCCGGGACGCCGCGCTGCATGAGTTCGGCGAGAGGGGGTACGACGGAGCGACCATTCGGGGCATCGCCGCGCGAGCGGGGGTCTCCTCCGGGTTGTTGCGGCACCACTTCGGGTCCAAGCAGGAACTGCGCGAGGCATGCGATGAATACCTCGTCAAGACGATGCGGAAGATCAACGAGCAGGTCCGGACAAACGTGGAACGCGGTGACGTGCACTATGTTTCGGCGCGCATTCCGATCGGCCAATACCAGGACTACATCACGAGGGCCTTGGTCGACGGCTCCGCGGGCCAGGTGTTCGACGAGATGGTGGCCATGACCGAGGGCTGGCTGGCCGGTGCCGACCACAACCGCGTGTTCCCGGCCGATGTTGATGTCAGGTCCCGTGCCACCGTCATCACCGCGATGGCGCTGGCGGTGCCACTGCTTCAGCAACATGTTTCGCGTGGGCTGGGTGTTGATGTCGGTTCGCCCGAGGGCGAGCTGAAGATGGCGGCCACGCTCGTCGATATCTACGCCAACCCTCTGTTGACCCCTGAGCAGGCAAATTCGGCTCGTGAGGATCTCGCGCGCAGAATGGGATAG
- a CDS encoding MMPL/RND family transporter has translation MWEAIARFCSRYAFLVIGIWVLAAAAGNLLVPQVESTAHNHARGFLPHSAPVNTAGAVMGRQFQDGDGGNLNYLVLESDHKLGPVEHQYHDRLLAKLRADTAHLDSAMDLWADPLTAEGAISPDGKAVYTMLRVTGELGGAQANASLDAVRQIVADEPAPAGMHPWVTGPGATIADELTSIDTQMLMITGVTVVLIAVLLFAVYRSAVTAAIPLITVGMGLGVARSIVAFLGERNLIEVSIFSVALLAALVLGAATDYGIFLLGRYHEQRRSGLGHEQSLEVANRSVAPVIAASGLTIAAALSCLMFAQVGMLRSAGLPCAIGILTGMAASLTLLPALIGLAGRRGLAQPRPLRGQPGRRWRRVGTMVARWPGPVLVGSALVLMVCAIPVAGLRLGFDELASQPLSTHANRGYQAMDRHFPPNRLLPEIVSIESDHDLRNPAGVIGIERVTKKLMEIPGIRMVQSASRPAGAIPEQAALTEQAGIIADQLDDGTTQMSQRLGAVDQLSATLSQFSKAIAQLQNGLAGGVSGLGELNGGVGDMHSGMKALQDNVSQVSGYMEPLRNFTNGNPNCANDGICSLVLKAVEPMDSVVAATASLTASTAKFGTGAQGMQKSFSGAVDSVKNMRTTVAQLSTITDQLTKAVGETRTMFSGLTEYLRAMREDFRSSGEGGFYLPQRAWQDPRFQRAAGLYFAPDGRSTRMLVFGDGKVFGADGAHRSPQITLAVSEATKEGTLAGSTVNIAGFGTGTAELRGYVSDDFLLLAAVALALVFLIVLVMLRSPVAAAVVIGTVVVSYASALGITTLIWHDMLGRDLHWSVPSIALIALVAVGADYNLLFTMRMREEIFLDGARLRTGMIRAFGGTGGVVTTAGIVFGITMFAMLSSDVLSIEQVGTAIGVGLIIDTLIVRTFVVPAVAGLLGKWFWWSPAPLLHGLLFRWSKARSPRTAGVLAYLLTRPSRLERTGA, from the coding sequence ATGTGGGAAGCCATCGCAAGGTTCTGCAGCCGATACGCGTTTCTCGTCATCGGGATTTGGGTACTCGCCGCAGCGGCAGGCAATCTGCTTGTGCCGCAGGTGGAAAGCACAGCACATAACCACGCGCGTGGTTTCCTCCCGCATAGTGCCCCGGTGAACACCGCGGGCGCCGTGATGGGCAGGCAGTTCCAGGACGGTGACGGCGGGAACCTCAACTACCTGGTGTTGGAGAGCGACCACAAATTGGGGCCCGTCGAGCATCAGTATCACGATCGGCTCCTGGCGAAACTGCGCGCAGACACCGCACATCTGGATTCGGCGATGGACCTGTGGGCGGACCCGCTGACGGCCGAGGGCGCAATCAGCCCGGACGGGAAGGCGGTGTACACCATGCTGCGCGTGACCGGCGAGCTCGGCGGTGCGCAGGCCAACGCGTCCCTGGACGCGGTCCGGCAGATCGTCGCCGACGAGCCGGCACCAGCAGGGATGCACCCCTGGGTCACCGGGCCCGGCGCCACCATCGCCGATGAGCTCACGTCCATCGACACCCAGATGCTGATGATCACCGGCGTCACCGTGGTGCTCATCGCGGTGCTGCTCTTCGCCGTCTACCGATCTGCTGTTACCGCGGCCATCCCCCTGATCACCGTGGGCATGGGCCTGGGGGTGGCGCGCTCCATCGTCGCCTTCCTCGGGGAACGCAATCTCATCGAGGTCTCCATCTTCTCGGTCGCACTGCTGGCCGCCCTGGTGCTCGGCGCGGCGACCGATTACGGCATCTTCCTACTCGGGCGTTATCACGAACAGCGGCGTTCGGGGCTCGGGCATGAGCAGTCACTGGAAGTCGCCAACCGCAGCGTGGCGCCGGTCATCGCGGCCTCCGGGCTGACCATCGCCGCCGCACTCTCCTGCCTCATGTTCGCCCAGGTAGGCATGCTGCGCAGCGCCGGATTGCCTTGTGCCATAGGAATACTCACCGGCATGGCGGCGTCGCTGACGCTGCTTCCCGCGCTCATCGGACTGGCCGGTCGTCGCGGGTTGGCCCAGCCTCGTCCACTGCGCGGGCAGCCGGGGCGCCGGTGGCGCAGAGTGGGCACAATGGTCGCGCGCTGGCCAGGGCCCGTCCTCGTCGGCTCGGCGCTAGTGCTCATGGTGTGCGCCATTCCTGTAGCCGGCCTGCGCCTTGGCTTCGATGAGCTTGCCTCCCAGCCGCTTTCCACACACGCCAACCGGGGCTATCAGGCGATGGACAGGCATTTCCCGCCGAACCGATTGCTGCCGGAGATCGTCTCGATCGAATCCGACCACGATTTGCGCAACCCGGCCGGAGTCATCGGTATCGAGCGAGTCACCAAGAAGCTCATGGAGATTCCCGGAATTCGGATGGTCCAGTCGGCCTCCCGCCCGGCAGGTGCCATCCCCGAACAGGCGGCACTGACCGAACAGGCGGGAATCATCGCCGATCAGCTGGACGATGGAACCACCCAGATGAGCCAACGTCTCGGGGCCGTCGACCAGCTCTCGGCGACACTGAGCCAGTTCTCCAAGGCGATCGCGCAGCTGCAGAACGGTCTCGCGGGCGGGGTGAGTGGCCTGGGCGAGCTGAACGGTGGCGTCGGTGACATGCACTCGGGAATGAAAGCGCTGCAGGACAACGTGTCCCAGGTATCCGGTTACATGGAGCCCTTGCGGAACTTCACCAACGGCAACCCCAACTGCGCCAACGACGGCATCTGCTCGCTGGTACTCAAGGCCGTCGAGCCGATGGATTCTGTGGTGGCGGCAACCGCATCGCTGACGGCCAGCACCGCCAAGTTCGGTACCGGCGCACAGGGAATGCAGAAATCCTTCTCCGGGGCGGTGGACTCGGTGAAGAACATGCGCACTACGGTCGCGCAGCTCAGCACGATCACCGATCAACTGACCAAGGCGGTCGGCGAAACACGCACCATGTTCTCCGGGCTGACCGAATACCTGCGCGCCATGCGCGAAGATTTTCGCAGCAGCGGCGAGGGAGGTTTCTACCTGCCCCAGCGGGCCTGGCAGGACCCGCGCTTCCAGCGCGCCGCCGGGCTCTACTTCGCCCCAGACGGTCGTTCGACTCGCATGCTGGTGTTCGGGGACGGCAAAGTGTTCGGCGCGGACGGCGCACATCGATCTCCGCAGATCACCCTCGCGGTGAGCGAGGCCACCAAGGAGGGCACCCTCGCCGGTAGCACGGTCAACATTGCCGGATTCGGCACCGGCACAGCCGAATTGCGCGGATATGTGAGCGACGACTTCCTGCTGTTGGCGGCCGTGGCGCTGGCACTGGTCTTCCTCATCGTGTTGGTGATGCTGCGTAGCCCGGTGGCGGCAGCGGTGGTCATTGGCACCGTGGTCGTCTCTTACGCGTCCGCGTTGGGGATCACCACGCTGATCTGGCATGACATGTTGGGTCGCGACCTGCACTGGTCGGTTCCGTCGATCGCTCTTATCGCATTGGTCGCGGTGGGCGCCGACTACAACTTGTTGTTCACCATGCGCATGCGTGAAGAGATCTTCCTGGACGGCGCCAGACTACGTACCGGAATGATCCGCGCTTTCGGCGGCACGGGCGGGGTCGTCACGACGGCCGGGATCGTGTTCGGTATCACCATGTTCGCCATGCTTTCCAGTGACGTTTTGAGCATCGAGCAGGTGGGCACCGCCATCGGAGTCGGGTTGATCATCGACACGCTCATCGTCAGAACGTTCGTCGTGCCGGCGGTGGCGGGTCTGCTGGGTAAGTGGTTCTGGTGGTCACCGGCACCGCTGCTGCACGGGCTGTTGTTCAGATGGTCGAAGGCGCGCTCACCCCGCACCGCCGGCGTGCTCGCGTACCTGCTGACGCGACCATCACGGCTGGAAAGAACCGGGGCCTAG